One Nocardioides luti DNA window includes the following coding sequences:
- a CDS encoding uracil-DNA glycosylase family protein, giving the protein MPRFTRAELESFRDAEVPDLLGPDLRLLFVGINPGLWTAATQTHFAHPVNRFYPALLRAGIIEHPVDPSAGMTDADRGHLTSRGIGISNLVRRATAKASELTAAELREGGAALEALVRRTSPRVVAVAGITAYRSAFGQPKAVPGRQPDPLAGAELWVVPNPSGLNAHETVASLAEAYAAPARAAGVI; this is encoded by the coding sequence GTGCCCCGCTTCACCCGCGCCGAGCTCGAGTCCTTCCGGGACGCCGAGGTGCCCGACCTGCTCGGCCCCGACCTCCGGCTGCTGTTCGTCGGGATCAACCCGGGCCTGTGGACCGCCGCGACGCAGACCCACTTCGCGCACCCGGTGAACCGCTTCTACCCGGCCCTGCTGCGCGCCGGGATCATCGAGCACCCGGTCGACCCGTCGGCCGGCATGACCGACGCCGACCGCGGGCACCTCACGTCCCGGGGCATCGGGATCAGCAACCTGGTCCGCCGGGCGACCGCGAAGGCGTCCGAACTGACCGCGGCCGAGCTGCGCGAGGGCGGCGCGGCGCTGGAGGCGCTCGTCCGCCGGACGTCGCCCCGGGTGGTCGCGGTCGCCGGCATCACGGCGTACCGCTCCGCCTTCGGGCAGCCGAAGGCCGTCCCCGGACGCCAGCCGGACCCGCTCGCCGGCGCCGAGCTGTGGGTGGTGCCGAACCCGAGCGGCCTCAACGCGCACGAGACGGTCGCCTCGCTGGCCGAGGCCTACGCCGCCCCCGCCCGCGCCGCCGGCGTGATCTGA
- the glgC gene encoding glucose-1-phosphate adenylyltransferase translates to MSASPRKKVLAIVLAGGEGKRLMPLTADRAKPAVPFAGIYRLIDFALSNVVNSGYLQIVVLTQYKSHSLDRHVTQTWRMSTMLGNYVTPVPAQQRVGKHWYLGSADAIFQSLNLIRDEKPDIVVVVGADNIYRMDFSQMVEQHIETGAACTVAAIRQPIELADQFGVIDVQPNDTTRIRDFLEKPTQVDGLPDSPGEVLASMGNYVFDADALVEAVTRDSTEVGSKHDMGGDIVPAFVRRNQAGVYDFKDNHVAGATDRDRGYWRDVGTLGSYYTAHMDLVSPLPVFNLYNFDWPIYTSYGPQPPVKITQGEDGQAASTLEAVLSPGVVVSGGSVARSVLSPAVRVGAGAEISDSVLMSGVRIGRGAVVRNAILDKNVVVPDGAHVGVDAAADLARGFVVEDGLTILGKDQRFPG, encoded by the coding sequence ATGAGTGCCTCCCCGCGCAAGAAGGTCCTGGCGATCGTGCTGGCAGGAGGCGAGGGCAAGCGGCTGATGCCGCTCACGGCCGACCGTGCCAAACCGGCGGTGCCGTTCGCCGGCATCTACCGCCTCATCGACTTCGCGCTGTCGAACGTCGTGAACTCGGGCTACCTGCAGATCGTGGTGCTCACGCAGTACAAGTCGCACAGCCTCGACCGCCACGTCACGCAGACCTGGCGGATGTCGACGATGCTCGGCAACTACGTCACCCCGGTGCCGGCCCAGCAGCGCGTCGGCAAGCACTGGTACCTCGGCAGCGCGGACGCGATCTTCCAGTCGCTCAACCTGATCCGCGACGAGAAGCCCGACATCGTCGTGGTCGTGGGCGCGGACAACATCTACCGGATGGACTTCTCCCAGATGGTGGAGCAGCACATCGAGACCGGGGCCGCCTGCACCGTCGCGGCGATCCGGCAGCCGATCGAGCTGGCCGACCAGTTCGGCGTGATCGACGTGCAGCCGAACGACACGACCCGGATCCGCGACTTCCTCGAGAAGCCCACGCAGGTCGACGGCCTGCCGGACTCGCCCGGTGAGGTGCTCGCGTCGATGGGCAACTACGTCTTCGACGCCGACGCGCTGGTCGAGGCGGTCACCCGCGACTCGACCGAGGTCGGCTCCAAGCACGACATGGGTGGCGACATCGTGCCGGCGTTCGTGCGCCGCAACCAGGCCGGCGTCTACGACTTCAAGGACAACCACGTCGCCGGCGCCACCGACCGCGACCGCGGCTACTGGCGCGACGTCGGGACGCTCGGCTCCTACTACACCGCGCACATGGACCTGGTCTCGCCGCTGCCGGTGTTCAACCTCTACAACTTCGACTGGCCGATCTACACCTCCTACGGCCCGCAGCCCCCGGTCAAGATCACCCAGGGCGAGGACGGCCAGGCCGCCTCCACCCTCGAGGCCGTGCTCTCGCCCGGGGTCGTGGTGTCCGGCGGCTCGGTGGCCCGCTCGGTCCTCTCGCCGGCCGTCCGCGTCGGTGCCGGTGCCGAGATCTCCGACTCCGTGCTGATGAGCGGCGTCCGGATCGGCCGCGGCGCCGTCGTCCGCAACGCGATCCTCGACAAGAACGTCGTCGTCCCCGACGGGGCGCACGTCGGTGTCGACGCCGCCGCCGACCTGGCCCGCGGGTTCGTCGTCGAGGACGGGCTGACGATCCTGGGCAAGGACCAGCGCTTCCCGGGGTGA
- the glgA gene encoding glycogen synthase, translating to MRVDVLSKEYPPEIYGGAGVHVAELVKALRSRADVEAHVHAFGALRDEALTSSYADHAELAHANGALKTLGVDLSIVDGCAGTELVHSHTWYANFAGHLASLLYGVPHVVSAHSLEPLRPWKAEQLGGGYAVSSWVERTSYEAAAAVIAVSAAMRDDVLASYPSIDPAKVHVVHNGIDTAAWAPSDDPDRVRSHGVDPDRPSVVFVGRITRQKGLPLFLRAVAQLPPDVQIVLCAGAPDTPEIEAEVSGLVADLAATRTGVVWIREMLPRLDVVALLSAATAFVCPSIYEPLGIVNLEAMACETAVVATATGGIPEVVVHGETGLLVPIDQATDGTGTPLDPEKYVADFAAALIEVVSDPDRAAAMGRAGRERAIASFSWDAIAERTVELYRSVL from the coding sequence ATGCGAGTCGACGTGCTGTCCAAGGAGTACCCCCCGGAGATCTACGGCGGAGCCGGCGTCCACGTGGCCGAGCTCGTGAAGGCGCTGCGCTCCCGCGCCGACGTCGAGGCGCACGTGCACGCCTTCGGCGCGCTGCGCGACGAGGCGCTGACGAGCTCGTACGCCGACCACGCCGAGCTGGCCCACGCCAACGGCGCGCTGAAGACGCTCGGCGTCGACCTGTCGATCGTCGACGGCTGCGCCGGGACCGAGCTGGTGCACTCCCACACGTGGTACGCCAACTTCGCCGGACACCTCGCCTCCCTGCTGTACGGCGTCCCGCACGTCGTCAGCGCGCACTCGCTCGAGCCGCTGCGACCGTGGAAGGCCGAGCAGCTCGGCGGCGGGTACGCCGTGTCCTCGTGGGTGGAGAGGACCTCCTACGAGGCCGCGGCCGCGGTCATCGCGGTCTCGGCCGCCATGCGCGACGACGTGCTGGCGTCGTACCCCTCCATCGACCCGGCGAAGGTGCACGTCGTCCACAACGGCATCGACACCGCCGCCTGGGCGCCGAGCGACGACCCCGACCGGGTCCGCTCGCACGGGGTCGACCCCGACCGCCCGTCGGTCGTGTTCGTCGGTCGGATCACCCGCCAGAAGGGGCTGCCGCTCTTCCTGCGCGCCGTCGCGCAGCTGCCGCCGGACGTGCAGATCGTGCTCTGCGCCGGAGCCCCGGACACCCCCGAGATCGAGGCCGAGGTCTCCGGGCTGGTCGCCGACCTCGCCGCCACCCGCACCGGCGTCGTCTGGATCCGCGAGATGCTGCCGCGCCTCGACGTGGTCGCGCTGCTGAGCGCCGCCACGGCGTTCGTCTGCCCGTCGATCTACGAGCCGCTCGGCATCGTGAACCTCGAGGCGATGGCCTGCGAGACCGCCGTCGTCGCCACGGCCACCGGCGGGATACCCGAGGTCGTCGTGCACGGCGAGACCGGGCTGCTGGTGCCGATCGACCAGGCCACCGACGGGACGGGCACGCCGCTGGACCCGGAGAAGTACGTCGCCGACTTCGCGGCCGCGCTCATCGAGGTCGTCTCCGACCCCGACCGGGCCGCCGCGATGGGCCGGGCCGGGCGGGAGCGCGCGATCGCGTCCTTCAGCTGGGACGCGATCGCCGAGCGGACGGTGGAGCTCTACCGCTCGGTGCTCTGA
- a CDS encoding MFS transporter has protein sequence MLTSTRLRLPAVLRDEPPYRLLFGSQVLSILGDRVTAVALPFAVLATGGGVADVALVSAAQFLPFVVLALPAGVWADRLDRKRILIASDAVRMLCQLVAAVLLLSGEAEVAHLAVLAAAYGAADAFFAPAFSGLLPTTVSPGNIQPANALRGLSFSLGNVVGPVVAGLLIAFGGGPGGALLFDAATFAVSIGLLLPLRPRVVREALAEEDPAATTDHFWTSLREGWSEVRSRSWVLGFLGGMSVYHVVVLPSIFVIGPVLFARELGGAHDWAITVTAFGIGNVVGDLVLVRWRPRFALRVASVALVGASCQAAFLGSGIGVWGIAGLELLAGVCVTGAFTLWETSLGEHVPERSLSRVSSYDYLTTAGVIPVGNLLAGLTSAAVGLHATLWGMSVIGVGASVLVASMRSVRTLPRGALVDA, from the coding sequence GTGCTGACCTCGACCCGCCTCCGGCTGCCCGCGGTGCTGCGCGACGAGCCGCCGTACCGCCTGCTCTTCGGCAGCCAGGTGCTCTCCATCCTCGGCGACCGCGTCACCGCCGTCGCGCTGCCGTTCGCGGTGCTCGCCACGGGTGGCGGCGTGGCAGACGTCGCGCTCGTCTCGGCGGCGCAGTTCCTGCCGTTCGTCGTGCTGGCGCTGCCGGCCGGGGTCTGGGCGGACCGGCTCGACCGCAAGCGGATCCTGATCGCCTCCGACGCCGTCCGGATGCTCTGCCAGCTGGTCGCGGCCGTGCTGCTGCTCTCCGGTGAGGCCGAGGTCGCGCACCTCGCGGTGCTCGCCGCGGCGTACGGCGCCGCCGACGCGTTCTTCGCGCCCGCGTTCAGCGGGCTGCTCCCGACGACGGTGTCGCCGGGCAACATCCAGCCGGCCAACGCGCTGCGCGGGCTGTCGTTCTCGCTGGGCAACGTGGTCGGGCCGGTGGTGGCCGGCCTGCTGATCGCCTTCGGCGGCGGCCCCGGGGGAGCGCTCCTCTTCGACGCGGCGACCTTCGCCGTCTCGATCGGGCTGCTGCTGCCGCTGCGCCCGCGCGTGGTCCGCGAGGCGCTCGCGGAGGAGGACCCGGCGGCGACGACCGACCACTTCTGGACCTCCCTGCGCGAGGGCTGGTCCGAGGTGCGCAGCCGCTCGTGGGTGCTCGGCTTCCTGGGCGGGATGAGCGTCTACCACGTGGTCGTGCTGCCCTCGATCTTCGTGATCGGCCCGGTCCTCTTCGCCCGCGAGCTCGGTGGCGCGCACGACTGGGCGATCACCGTCACGGCGTTCGGGATCGGCAACGTGGTCGGCGACCTGGTGCTGGTGCGCTGGCGGCCGCGGTTCGCCCTCCGGGTCGCCTCGGTCGCCCTCGTCGGTGCGTCCTGCCAGGCGGCCTTCCTCGGCAGCGGGATCGGTGTGTGGGGGATCGCCGGGCTGGAGCTGCTCGCGGGCGTGTGCGTGACCGGGGCGTTCACGCTCTGGGAGACCTCGCTGGGCGAGCACGTGCCCGAGCGGTCGCTGTCGCGGGTGTCGAGCTACGACTACCTCACGACCGCCGGGGTGATCCCGGTCGGCAACCTGCTCGCCGGCCTGACCAGCGCCGCGGTCGGCCTGCACGCCACCCTGTGGGGGATGTCCGTGATCGGTGTCGGGGCCTCGGTGCTGGTGGCCTCGATGCGGTCGGTGCGGACGCTCCCGCGCGGGGCGCTGGTCGACGCCTGA
- a CDS encoding GntP family permease — protein sequence MPIVDPVAPGAQLITGALAGIALIVLLITVLKLHPFLALIGGALTVGAVAGESVLADADGKGIVPSFTAGFGSTAAGVGILIALGAMFAKLLAESGGADQIVDTIVGHASPRMLPWAMALVGGIIGLPMFFEIGLVLLMPVIYLVARRAQVSLITVGIPALAGLSAMHGFVPPHPGPVTAVGYLGANLGLTLALGLLVAIPTVVVAGPLFGRLAGGWVDIPAPDRFDSERAVDDRRPSFGITMATVLLPVVLMMGKAVADIAIEDNMQPVRRVLDLIGEPLFALLIALLVAMVTLGRGSGMDKARVSSTVTDSLPPIAGIILIVAAGGGFKQVLVDTGVGTLLADWARDGNVSVLLLAWVLAVLIRLATGSATIATITASSLMIGLVDGLSSGETSLVVLAIGAGSVFFSHVNDAGFWLVKEYFGMTVGQTLKTWSLMETVLSVSGLFFVLILGIFVG from the coding sequence GTGCCGATCGTGGATCCGGTGGCCCCCGGGGCCCAGCTGATCACCGGCGCCCTCGCGGGCATCGCCCTGATCGTCCTGCTCATCACGGTGCTGAAGCTGCACCCGTTCCTCGCCCTGATCGGCGGCGCGCTCACCGTCGGTGCGGTCGCCGGCGAGAGCGTCCTGGCCGACGCGGACGGCAAGGGCATCGTCCCGTCGTTCACGGCCGGCTTCGGCTCGACCGCCGCGGGCGTCGGCATCCTGATCGCGCTCGGCGCGATGTTCGCCAAGCTGCTCGCCGAGTCCGGCGGCGCGGACCAGATCGTCGACACGATCGTGGGCCACGCCTCCCCGCGAATGCTGCCGTGGGCGATGGCCCTGGTCGGCGGCATCATCGGCCTGCCGATGTTCTTCGAGATCGGCCTCGTGCTGCTGATGCCGGTCATCTACCTCGTCGCCCGCCGCGCCCAGGTCTCGCTGATCACCGTCGGCATCCCGGCCCTGGCCGGCCTGTCCGCGATGCACGGCTTCGTGCCGCCGCACCCCGGTCCGGTCACCGCGGTCGGCTACCTCGGCGCCAACCTCGGCCTGACGCTCGCGCTCGGCCTGCTCGTCGCGATCCCGACCGTCGTCGTGGCCGGCCCGCTCTTCGGCCGCCTGGCCGGCGGCTGGGTCGACATCCCGGCCCCCGACCGCTTCGACTCCGAGCGCGCCGTCGACGACCGCCGCCCGTCGTTCGGGATCACCATGGCCACCGTGCTGCTGCCGGTCGTGCTGATGATGGGCAAGGCCGTCGCGGACATCGCGATCGAGGACAACATGCAGCCCGTACGCCGGGTGCTCGACCTGATCGGCGAGCCGCTCTTCGCGCTGCTGATCGCGCTGCTCGTCGCCATGGTGACGCTGGGCCGCGGCTCCGGCATGGACAAGGCCCGCGTCTCCTCGACCGTGACGGACTCGCTGCCCCCGATCGCCGGCATCATCCTGATCGTGGCCGCCGGCGGCGGCTTCAAGCAGGTGCTCGTCGACACCGGCGTCGGCACGCTGCTCGCCGACTGGGCCCGTGACGGCAACGTCTCGGTGCTGCTCCTCGCCTGGGTGCTGGCGGTGCTGATCCGGCTCGCGACCGGCTCCGCGACGATCGCCACGATCACGGCGTCCTCGCTGATGATCGGGCTGGTCGACGGGCTCTCGTCCGGCGAGACCTCGCTGGTCGTGCTGGCGATCGGTGCCGGCTCGGTGTTCTTCAGCCACGTCAACGACGCCGGTTTCTGGCTGGTGAAGGAGTACTTCGGCATGACCGTCGGCCAGACCCTCAAGACCTGGTCGCTGATGGAGACCGTGCTGTCGGTCAGCGGGCTGTTCTTCGTGCTGATCCTGGGGATCTTCGTCGGCTAG
- a CDS encoding gluconokinase, with protein MPAPHPAPRPAPSPASPAPLLVVMGVSGSGKSTVGAALAQRLGVPFADADDLHPAANIAKMSAGEALDDDDRAPWLERIGEWLAGQPAGGVVSCSALKRKYRDQLRHHAPILEFLHLEGAHEVIARRQATRPGHFMPASLLTSQFSTLEPLQPDEHGLVIDVDQSVDAIVEEYVRTATTTSKENR; from the coding sequence ATGCCTGCACCGCACCCCGCACCACGGCCTGCCCCATCACCGGCCTCGCCCGCGCCCCTGCTCGTCGTCATGGGGGTGTCCGGCTCCGGCAAGTCCACCGTCGGCGCCGCGCTGGCCCAGCGCCTCGGCGTGCCGTTCGCCGACGCCGACGACCTCCACCCGGCTGCGAACATCGCCAAGATGTCGGCCGGCGAGGCGCTCGACGACGACGACCGGGCGCCCTGGCTCGAGCGGATCGGGGAGTGGCTCGCGGGCCAGCCCGCCGGCGGCGTCGTGAGCTGCTCGGCGCTGAAGCGGAAGTACCGCGACCAGCTGCGCCACCACGCGCCCATCCTGGAGTTCCTGCACCTGGAGGGCGCCCACGAGGTCATCGCGCGCCGTCAGGCGACCCGCCCCGGCCACTTCATGCCGGCCTCGCTGCTGACCTCGCAGTTCTCGACCCTCGAGCCGCTGCAGCCCGACGAGCACGGCCTCGTGATCGACGTCGACCAGAGCGTCGACGCGATCGTCGAGGAGTACGTCCGCACCGCCACCACCACCTCGAAGGAGAACCGCTGA
- a CDS encoding FCD domain-containing protein, which produces MSETPSGQHASVLAALGGRIASGELAVGQVLTLDGICAEYAVSRSVAREAIRVLESMGLAASRRRVGITIQPRHRWNVFDPRVIRWRLDGGDRTEQLLSLSELRRGIEPVAAALAAGRATPHHCRILAAAVSDMVVHGREGDLDRYLLADTIFHRTLLEASGNEMLRALDTVVAEVLSGRTHHGMMPDRPNPAAIALHDEVARAVRLGDAAGAERAMRAIIEEAADALRDEQAGDDQPE; this is translated from the coding sequence GTGAGCGAGACCCCTTCCGGACAGCACGCCAGCGTCCTCGCCGCCCTCGGTGGCCGGATCGCCTCCGGCGAGCTCGCCGTCGGCCAGGTCCTGACCCTCGACGGCATCTGCGCGGAGTACGCCGTCTCGCGCAGCGTCGCGCGCGAGGCGATCCGGGTCCTGGAGTCGATGGGGCTCGCGGCGTCGCGGCGCCGGGTGGGCATCACCATCCAGCCCCGGCACCGGTGGAACGTCTTCGACCCGCGCGTGATCCGCTGGCGGCTCGACGGGGGCGACCGGACCGAGCAGCTGCTCTCGCTCTCGGAGCTGCGCCGCGGGATCGAGCCGGTGGCGGCGGCGCTGGCCGCCGGGCGCGCCACCCCGCACCACTGCCGGATCCTGGCCGCCGCGGTCTCGGACATGGTGGTCCACGGGCGCGAGGGCGACCTGGACCGCTACCTGCTGGCCGACACGATCTTCCACCGGACCCTGCTCGAGGCCAGCGGCAACGAGATGCTGCGCGCGCTCGACACGGTGGTCGCCGAGGTGCTCTCGGGCCGCACCCACCACGGGATGATGCCCGACCGCCCGAACCCCGCGGCGATCGCGCTGCACGACGAGGTCGCCCGCGCCGTACGCCTCGGCGACGCCGCCGGCGCCGAGCGGGCGATGCGCGCGATCATCGAGGAGGCCGCCGACGCGCTGCGCGACGAGCAGGCCGGCGACGACCAGCCGGAGTGA
- a CDS encoding DUF4234 domain-containing protein, producing MTENQFATAPAAAAPGAPGKIRGTGLCIVLAIVTIGIYAIVWFVKVHGEMKRHSGQGIGGGLAFVLAFFVGFVIPYVTSHEVGGLYERAGREKPVSATTGLWYFPGSLIIVGPIVWFVKTNGALNEYWRSVGAS from the coding sequence GTGACCGAGAACCAGTTCGCCACCGCCCCCGCGGCGGCCGCCCCGGGTGCGCCCGGCAAGATCCGCGGGACGGGCCTGTGCATCGTCCTCGCGATCGTGACGATCGGGATCTACGCGATCGTCTGGTTCGTCAAGGTGCACGGCGAGATGAAGCGCCACTCCGGCCAGGGCATCGGCGGCGGCCTGGCCTTCGTGCTGGCGTTCTTCGTCGGCTTCGTGATCCCCTACGTGACCTCGCACGAGGTCGGCGGTCTCTACGAGCGCGCGGGTCGCGAGAAGCCGGTCAGCGCGACGACCGGGCTGTGGTACTTCCCCGGCTCGCTCATCATCGTCGGCCCCATCGTGTGGTTCGTGAAGACCAACGGGGCGCTCAACGAGTACTGGCGCTCCGTCGGCGCCAGCTGA
- a CDS encoding NADH:flavin oxidoreductase/NADH oxidase: MSQLFTPITLRDVTVRNRVWVAPMCQYSAVDGVPHDWHLVHLGSFARGGAGLVITEATAVVPEGRISPADTGIWNELQQQVWSRIVDFLHTQGATAGIQLAHAGRKASAQAPWTGRGPAADDEGGWTPVGPSATPFPGLRDPEPLDAAGIARVVTAFGDAAERSLAAGFDVLEIHAAHGYLLHEFLSPLSNERTDEYGGSFDNRVRLTLEVVREVRHRVPEGVPLVVRISATDWLEGGWTADESVRLAGLLRDEGVDLVDVSTGGNAPAEIPVEPGYQVPFARRVREEAGVPSGAVGLITEAKQAEEVVAGGHADVVLLARAMLRDPHWALRAAHELGVEVGAGVEWPQQYLRAALD; encoded by the coding sequence GTGAGCCAGCTCTTCACCCCCATCACCCTGCGCGACGTCACCGTCCGCAACCGGGTGTGGGTGGCCCCGATGTGCCAGTACTCCGCCGTCGACGGCGTCCCGCACGACTGGCACCTCGTCCACCTCGGCTCGTTCGCCCGCGGCGGCGCGGGCCTGGTGATCACCGAGGCCACCGCGGTGGTCCCCGAGGGCCGGATCTCACCGGCCGACACGGGGATCTGGAACGAGCTGCAGCAGCAGGTCTGGTCCCGCATCGTCGACTTCCTGCACACGCAGGGCGCCACCGCCGGCATCCAGCTCGCGCACGCCGGCCGCAAGGCCTCCGCCCAGGCGCCGTGGACCGGTCGCGGCCCGGCCGCCGACGACGAGGGCGGGTGGACGCCCGTCGGCCCGAGCGCCACGCCGTTCCCCGGCCTGCGCGACCCCGAGCCGCTCGACGCCGCCGGCATCGCCCGCGTCGTGACCGCCTTCGGCGACGCCGCCGAGCGCTCGCTGGCCGCCGGCTTCGACGTCCTCGAGATCCACGCCGCCCACGGTTACCTGCTCCACGAGTTCCTTTCGCCGCTGTCGAACGAGCGCACCGACGAGTACGGCGGCTCCTTCGACAACCGGGTCCGGCTCACCCTCGAGGTGGTGCGCGAGGTCCGGCACCGGGTCCCCGAGGGCGTCCCGCTCGTCGTCCGCATCTCCGCCACCGACTGGCTCGAGGGCGGCTGGACCGCCGACGAGTCCGTGCGCCTGGCCGGGCTGCTCCGCGACGAGGGCGTCGACCTGGTCGACGTCAGCACGGGCGGCAACGCACCCGCCGAGATCCCGGTCGAGCCGGGCTACCAGGTGCCGTTCGCCCGCCGGGTCCGCGAGGAGGCCGGGGTCCCCAGCGGGGCCGTCGGCCTGATTACCGAGGCCAAGCAGGCCGAGGAGGTCGTCGCGGGCGGCCACGCGGACGTCGTGCTGCTGGCCCGCGCCATGCTCCGGGACCCGCACTGGGCGCTGCGCGCCGCGCACGAGCTGGGCGTCGAGGTCGGCGCCGGCGTCGAGTGGCCGCAGCAGTACCTCCGCGCCGCCCTGGACTGA
- a CDS encoding alpha/beta hydrolase gives MSAAPRLIETRVPDRPEGAVLVLHGGASRQGSPPVSPTQLSVLRMIPIAGRIARAGRGRLAVFRLLNSVRGWDTERTPLADVAWALDQVRDRLGELPTSLVGHSLGGRAALLAGGAAPVRSVVALNPWVYPSDVADLSGRRVLIVHGTEDRIAEPGRAAGLARRLARQTDVRFLEVPGGKHAMLRHGAVFERAAASFVTETLLGDPAEQTVDPGR, from the coding sequence GTGAGTGCCGCACCCCGCCTGATCGAGACCCGCGTCCCGGACCGCCCCGAGGGCGCCGTCCTCGTGCTCCACGGCGGCGCCAGCCGCCAGGGCAGCCCGCCGGTCAGCCCCACCCAGCTGTCGGTGCTGCGGATGATCCCGATCGCCGGCCGGATCGCCCGCGCCGGCCGCGGCCGGCTCGCGGTCTTCCGGCTGCTCAACTCGGTGCGCGGCTGGGACACCGAGCGGACCCCGCTCGCCGACGTCGCCTGGGCGCTGGACCAGGTGCGCGACCGTCTCGGCGAGCTGCCCACCAGCCTCGTCGGGCACTCGCTGGGCGGGCGCGCCGCGCTGCTCGCCGGCGGCGCGGCCCCGGTGCGCAGCGTCGTGGCGCTCAACCCGTGGGTCTACCCCTCCGACGTCGCCGACCTGAGCGGCCGCCGGGTGCTGATCGTGCACGGCACCGAGGACCGGATCGCCGAGCCCGGCCGGGCCGCGGGTCTCGCGCGCCGGCTGGCCCGGCAGACCGACGTGCGGTTCCTCGAGGTGCCCGGCGGCAAGCACGCGATGCTCCGCCACGGCGCGGTCTTCGAGCGGGCCGCCGCGTCCTTCGTCACCGAGACCCTCCTCGGCGACCCCGCGGAACAGACCGTCGACCCGGGGCGTTGA
- a CDS encoding WXG100 family type VII secretion target, protein MTITVDHPAFRAALADLARATERLDRSRTRAGAEVRGLLDGGWVGPAADAFAAGWAEWSDGAAAVSAGLAALRDLLDAVHRDLVAADAASQAALDRMAAGVAAACGALR, encoded by the coding sequence ATGACGATCACCGTCGACCACCCGGCGTTCCGCGCCGCGCTCGCCGACCTCGCCCGCGCCACCGAACGCCTCGACCGGTCCCGCACCCGCGCCGGCGCTGAGGTCCGCGGCCTGCTCGACGGTGGGTGGGTCGGCCCGGCGGCCGACGCCTTCGCCGCCGGCTGGGCGGAGTGGTCCGACGGCGCCGCCGCCGTCTCCGCCGGCCTCGCCGCCCTGCGCGACCTGCTCGACGCGGTGCACCGCGACCTCGTCGCCGCCGACGCCGCCTCGCAGGCGGCCCTCGACCGGATGGCGGCAGGTGTCGCCGCAGCCTGCGGGGCCCTGCGGTGA
- a CDS encoding WXG100 family type VII secretion target: MSAGAGLPFVADLDDLERVVAELASCGTDLGALLDEVDAGVAALHLTWSGAAADAHRAAQATWRAGFREMREALDLLRCVGQVAHDNYDAAARANVAMWGQVR; this comes from the coding sequence GTGAGCGCCGGGGCCGGGCTGCCGTTCGTGGCCGACCTCGACGATCTCGAGCGGGTCGTCGCCGAGCTGGCCTCGTGCGGGACCGACCTCGGCGCGCTGCTCGACGAGGTCGACGCCGGGGTCGCGGCGCTGCACCTGACCTGGTCGGGCGCGGCGGCCGACGCCCACCGGGCGGCTCAGGCGACGTGGCGGGCCGGCTTCCGCGAGATGCGCGAGGCCCTCGACCTCCTCCGCTGCGTGGGGCAGGTCGCCCACGACAACTACGACGCGGCCGCCCGCGCCAACGTGGCGATGTGGGGGCAGGTCCGGTGA